The following are encoded together in the Mycolicibacterium arabiense genome:
- a CDS encoding ABC transporter substrate-binding protein yields MAASSMPAPHRRTRRAGVTALAVAGACLVASGCTVANSGSGGFDTNTLRIVLSQEPPTLEPCESSLTSTGIVVRSNITEPLIERNPTSGDLEPLLSTGWRQTSPTEWTFDVRSGVTFSDGKPFSAKDAAYSIDRAVNSDLGCNVDGYVFGDEKLKIATPDDATLTVATEQPDPILPLRISFVEMVPVGTSMTEKVREPIGTGPYAIADWEYGQKLILARNDAYWGPKPAFPRAEYQWRSEGSVRAAMITNDEADIATSLGPEDGAGDRGVPFQNNETTALRMQATEAPLDDMRVRQAINYAVNRTGIVKALFRGLGDPASQLIPSGVVGYNDQLQLWPHDADKAKELVADAKADGVPVDRQIRLIARTAQFPKIAETVEVLQSEFTDIGLNVKIEMMDTASQLQYQLRPFPANTGPYLLMIMHGNQAGDAAFTMDQYMLSDGPQSAYGTTEFDAKIRAAEALTGQARQDAFAKLFAEEPQEIMQMAYIAHMKGILGKSPRVDYTPNSATGDEMRLSEMTVSADGTGDPVDPAVS; encoded by the coding sequence ATGGCCGCATCTTCGATGCCTGCGCCACATCGGCGGACCCGCCGCGCAGGAGTCACCGCACTCGCGGTGGCCGGCGCCTGCCTCGTCGCCAGTGGGTGCACGGTCGCGAACTCCGGATCCGGCGGCTTCGACACCAACACGTTGCGCATCGTCCTGTCCCAGGAACCGCCGACGCTGGAACCCTGCGAGAGCTCGCTGACCTCCACCGGCATCGTGGTCCGGTCGAACATCACCGAGCCCCTCATCGAGCGCAACCCCACCAGTGGCGACCTGGAGCCCCTGCTCTCGACCGGATGGCGTCAGACCTCGCCGACGGAGTGGACGTTCGACGTCCGCAGCGGCGTCACCTTCTCCGACGGCAAGCCGTTCAGCGCCAAGGACGCCGCCTACTCGATCGATCGCGCCGTCAACTCCGACTTGGGTTGCAACGTCGATGGATACGTCTTCGGCGACGAGAAGCTGAAGATCGCCACCCCCGACGACGCGACGCTGACCGTCGCCACCGAGCAGCCCGATCCGATTCTCCCGCTGCGCATCTCGTTCGTCGAGATGGTGCCCGTCGGCACCAGCATGACCGAGAAGGTGCGCGAGCCGATCGGCACCGGGCCGTACGCGATCGCGGACTGGGAGTACGGGCAGAAGCTGATCCTGGCCCGCAACGACGCCTACTGGGGTCCAAAGCCGGCGTTCCCCCGCGCCGAATACCAGTGGCGCAGTGAGGGCAGCGTACGCGCGGCCATGATCACCAATGACGAGGCCGACATCGCCACCTCGCTCGGCCCGGAGGACGGCGCGGGCGACCGCGGCGTCCCGTTCCAGAACAACGAGACCACCGCGCTTCGCATGCAGGCCACCGAGGCCCCGCTCGACGACATGCGGGTTCGCCAGGCCATCAACTACGCGGTGAACCGCACCGGCATCGTGAAGGCGCTGTTCCGCGGCCTCGGCGATCCTGCCTCACAACTGATTCCGTCCGGCGTCGTCGGATACAACGACCAACTGCAGCTGTGGCCGCACGACGCGGACAAGGCCAAGGAACTCGTCGCCGACGCGAAGGCCGACGGCGTGCCCGTCGACCGTCAGATCCGCCTCATCGCCCGCACCGCGCAGTTCCCGAAGATCGCCGAGACCGTCGAGGTGCTGCAGAGCGAGTTCACCGACATCGGGCTCAACGTCAAGATCGAGATGATGGACACCGCCAGCCAGCTGCAGTACCAGCTGCGGCCGTTCCCTGCGAACACCGGCCCGTACCTCCTGATGATCATGCACGGCAACCAGGCCGGCGACGCCGCCTTCACGATGGACCAGTACATGCTCAGCGATGGGCCGCAGAGTGCCTACGGCACAACGGAGTTCGACGCCAAGATTCGCGCCGCGGAAGCCCTCACCGGCCAGGCCCGCCAAGACGCCTTCGCGAAGCTGTTCGCCGAGGAACCCCAGGAGATCATGCAGATGGCCTACATCGCCCACATGAAGGGCATCCTCGGCAAGTCCCCGCGCGTCGACTACACCCCGAACTCCGCCACCGGTGACGAGATGCGGCTGTCCGAGATGACCGTGTCCGCCGATGGCACCGGCGACCCGGTCGATCCCGCTGTCTCCTGA
- a CDS encoding ABC transporter permease: protein MSTQLDLVPVKPTTAIVGESGAKRRKSGSSWYRLLVNDRVAAAAAVVLGLVFLTAIFGPMLMGGLATDIDLDNSNQAPFTLANGWANILGTDPLGRSMLARLVVACRTTLSVAIPAVVISAIVGSIVGMWAGFYRGWRETVAMRIADVIMSFPSLLLAVVVLYVFSPSAANIVAVLAITRIPVYLRTARAESAELSSRVFVDAARTFGASGRSIITRHVVPIVLPTLLTVATLDFCYVMLAESSLSFLGIGIQPPDVSWGLMVAQGRTYLHTAWWLSFFPGLAIVITTVSATILAAWARIATDPGQRWRLTVPQKRLSRFAKTGKRLS from the coding sequence ATGAGCACTCAACTCGATCTCGTACCAGTCAAGCCCACCACCGCGATCGTCGGCGAATCCGGAGCCAAGCGACGGAAGTCGGGCTCGAGCTGGTACCGCCTGCTGGTCAACGACCGGGTCGCCGCGGCCGCCGCCGTGGTGCTCGGGCTGGTGTTCTTGACCGCGATCTTCGGCCCGATGCTGATGGGCGGGCTCGCCACCGACATCGACCTGGACAACTCCAATCAGGCGCCGTTCACGCTCGCCAACGGCTGGGCGAACATCCTCGGCACCGACCCGCTGGGGCGCAGCATGCTCGCCCGGCTCGTCGTCGCCTGTCGGACCACGCTCTCGGTCGCGATTCCCGCTGTGGTGATCTCCGCGATCGTGGGCTCGATCGTCGGGATGTGGGCCGGCTTCTACCGCGGTTGGCGCGAGACGGTCGCCATGCGGATCGCAGACGTCATCATGAGCTTCCCGTCACTGCTGCTGGCCGTGGTGGTGCTGTACGTCTTCTCGCCGAGTGCCGCCAACATCGTTGCGGTCCTGGCGATCACGCGCATCCCGGTCTACCTGCGCACCGCCCGCGCCGAGTCGGCCGAGCTGTCGAGCCGCGTGTTCGTCGACGCCGCCCGCACGTTCGGGGCCAGCGGACGCTCGATCATCACGCGCCACGTCGTGCCGATCGTGCTGCCGACGCTGCTCACCGTGGCGACGCTGGACTTCTGCTACGTCATGCTCGCCGAGTCCTCGCTGAGCTTTCTCGGCATCGGCATCCAGCCGCCCGACGTCAGCTGGGGCCTGATGGTCGCCCAGGGCCGCACCTACCTGCACACCGCCTGGTGGCTGTCGTTCTTCCCGGGTCTGGCCATCGTCATCACCACGGTGTCGGCGACCATCCTCGCCGCCTGGGCGCGGATCGCGACCGACCCGGGTCAGCGGTGGCGCCTGACCGTCCCGCAGAAACGCCTGTCCCGCTTCGCCAAGACCGGAAAGCGCCTGTCGTGA
- a CDS encoding ABC transporter permease — translation MFSFVRRRMYTSALPLIIVLLGVFLLARLTGDPTNLYLPESATADQRAEFAAKNGFDQPMLTQLVDYFKGVLHLDFGTSLRTGESASSMAFRAFPATLQLAFATMLLAIVGAVIIGCWAAYRPNSLADRFSSLLSMTAASIPDFWFAITGVWLFAVLMGWLPTSGTDAGVLSWILPIATLMIRPLGVLTQVVRGAMVSALSAPYVRLARSKGASDFRVVTHHALRNAAAPALTVAGDLAVGLINGAVVVEAIFGWPGIGKLMIDAILQRDFAVLQAAVLLTAVSIFVLNIAIDACYALLDARVREPAKV, via the coding sequence ATGTTCTCGTTCGTCCGGCGCCGGATGTACACCAGCGCACTGCCCCTCATCATCGTGTTGCTCGGCGTGTTCCTGCTCGCCCGCCTCACCGGTGACCCGACCAACCTCTACCTGCCCGAGTCGGCCACCGCCGATCAGCGTGCCGAGTTCGCCGCCAAGAACGGCTTCGACCAGCCGATGCTGACCCAGCTGGTCGACTACTTCAAGGGCGTCCTGCACCTCGACTTCGGCACGTCGCTGCGCACCGGGGAGTCGGCGTCGTCGATGGCGTTCCGCGCCTTCCCGGCCACCCTGCAACTCGCGTTCGCGACGATGCTGCTCGCGATCGTCGGTGCCGTGATCATCGGCTGTTGGGCCGCCTACCGACCCAACTCGCTGGCCGACCGCTTCTCCAGCCTGCTGTCGATGACGGCGGCGAGCATCCCGGACTTCTGGTTCGCCATCACCGGCGTCTGGCTCTTCGCGGTGCTCATGGGCTGGCTGCCCACCTCCGGCACCGACGCGGGCGTGCTGTCGTGGATCCTGCCGATCGCCACGCTGATGATCCGACCGCTCGGCGTCCTCACGCAGGTGGTCAGGGGCGCGATGGTATCGGCACTGTCGGCGCCCTACGTACGGCTCGCCCGGAGCAAGGGCGCCAGCGACTTCCGCGTCGTCACCCACCACGCGCTGCGCAACGCCGCAGCCCCCGCGCTCACCGTCGCAGGCGATCTCGCCGTCGGCCTCATCAACGGCGCGGTGGTGGTCGAGGCGATCTTCGGCTGGCCCGGTATCGGCAAGCTCATGATCGACGCAATCCTGCAGCGCGACTTCGCGGTGCTCCAAGCCGCGGTCCTGCTGACCGCGGTGAGCATCTTCGTCCTCAACATCGCCATCGACGCCTGCTACGCGCTGCTCGACGCACGCGTGCGGGAACCGGCCAAGGTCTAA